GCCGTTTTTGCTCATTCTTACGGTGCAATCTTTCGCCATGGCGCTGTTTGCCTATGGCGTGACGTATCGCTTGATGGGGCGCGGTTACGACAGCGCGGTGATTGCCAGCGGCCATTGCGGCTTTGGCCTCGGCGCGACGCCAACAGCGGTGATGAACATGGGGACCATCGTCAATCGTTTTGGCCCTTCTCCACAGGCATTTCTGGTGGTGCCGATTGTTGGCGCTTTTTTTATCGACTTAATGAACATGATCATCTTACAGGGGTTTATTTCCCTGCTTGGCTAAGCCTTTAACTTGGGAGCGTGAGCTCCCTTTTCTTTATAAAACAGCGAACTATCTGATTCAGCCATCTTCTATTACAATGGTTTTGCAACCGTTTGCACCGTTTTGCTGGCGGCATAAAGAGGAAAGGTAAACCGAGGGCAGCATGATGAGCGAAAAAATTTCCACCACGGCATTGGCCAAAATGCGCAACATGGATGCTCCGATGTTGTTTAGCGATCTCAAACGTGCTGGCTACATTAGCCGCGTGGGTGATAAATGGATCTTAACGGAACTCGGCGCCCGTTTTGGCGGAGAGTACGTCGATCACCCTAAGTTCGGTCAATTCATTGTGTGGCCCGCCAATTTACATATTGAATTGGCCAATACTCAAGGCAAGCTGCTTAGCGCCACCGAATTGGGGGCAGCGTGGCAACTTAATGCGAAAAAAATCAACCAACTGTTGAGTGAGCTGGGGTGGATGTTCAAATCAGAGCAAGGTTGGCAGTTAACCGAATCTGGGGTCCGCGCTGGTGGTAAGCAAAGAGGCGATGGTAGCGAGCACCCGTTCTACGTGCTGTGGCACGATTCTCTGCTGCGTCACAAGCGTTTGCGTCAATCGGTGGTGGAATTTTTAGGTCAAGACGCACAGACGCAGTCCACCGATCGCTCGCTGTCGAATTTTCGGCAGAAATTTGAGGCCAAACACCGCACTTTAGATGGCCACTACGTTCGCTCGAAAGGTGAGCTGCTGATTGATAATTGGTTGTACATGGCAGGTGTCGTGCACGCTTATGAAAGACAGCTGCCGATAGAAGAAGAGGTGATGAGCGATTTCTACTTGCCCGCAGGCAAGGTCTATCTGCAATTTTGGGGTTCAGACAGCAGTGTAACGGCAGACAGCATCAGAGAAAAAACCAGAGCTATCTACCAAGCGCACCATTTTAATCTGATCGAAATTGAGCCTGAAGAGGTGGATAAATTGGATGACGTGCTGCCAGCAAGGCTGCGTCAGTTTGGTATCAAAGCCTACTGAAAAAGCCAATAAAAATCCCGCGTTTGATGCGGGATTTTTTATGCAAATTGAAACGCTGCGCGGGCGATTAGAAGCCTTCGATGTTCTTTGCTTCTAGCTCAGAGAAGTATTTCACGGTTTTTACTTTGAGCTCTTGGGTCGATGGGGCGTCACACACAATCACCGATTTCGGATGCAATTGCAGTGCAGACACGGTCCATAAGTGGTTAACACTGCCTTCTACTGCGGCTTCCAGTGCAAGCGCTTTGTTGTGGCCCGTTACTAGGATCATGATTTCATGCGAATCCAACAAAGTGCCAACACCGATGGTCAGTGCGTATTTGGGTACCTGATTGATATCTCCATCGAAGAAACGTGAGTTGGCAATACGCGTGTCTTCGGTCAGAGTTTTGATGCGAGTACGAGATGACAGAGAGGACGCTGGCTCGTTGAAGGCAATATGACCGTCGTTACCCACGCCGCCCATGAACAGATTGATCTTGCCGTAAGACTTGATCTTATCTTCGTAGCGTTGGCATTCGACTTCGTGATCTTCAGCGTTGCCGTTGAGCAGGTTGATGTTTTCTTCCTGGATATCCACGTGATTGAAGAAGTTGTTGTACATGAACGAGCGGTAAGATTCTGGATGCTGTGGATCGAGGCCCACGTACTCGTCCATATTGAACGTGACCACGTGTTTAAAGCTCACTTCACCTGCTTTGTATAGCTCGATCAGTGCTTTATAAGTCGCGAGCGGAGTTCCGCCAGTTGGCAGGCCAAGCACAAATGGACGCTCTGCCGTTGGGTTGAAATCATTGATGCGTTTAGCAATGTGCGCCGCTGCCCACTTACCAACTTGTGCCGCGGTTTGTAACGGGATAAGTCTCATTTTTCGCCCCTAGATATTGGAAATTTTGTTATGCTGAAACATTATTTTGCATTATAAAATAAGTTTTCTGGGTCTGCCATTGTTTTAGGTCAAAATTTCACAACTTTTGTTTTTCTACGTTACATTTCACTGAGTTAGTGGAAGTTTTGTCTATATTATGACCGAGGTGCGCCACGGATGGGCGAACTAGATTGGCATATGCTCGCTGGAATGAAAGGATAAATTTACCACTTGAATTAAGTAAACTTTTGATGGGTTTCATGTTTCGTTATTGGCTAAATTTTGAGTCGTTAACCATACTCAATATGTCTCTCTGATCAGGAGTACCCTTATGAAAAACGAACTCGATCCCACCAAAATTTTGCATGCTTATGAAGTCATTATGGAGCGTGGTACGCCAACGGAGTTCGGAAAAATCTATGAAGGTGTTGAAGCCTTCTCCGATTACGATGGCTACAGTGTCTACATGCGCGGTAATGGCGTTGAGTTGAAAATTGGTTTTCACAACACTTATCATCTTGACTACGATCCAGGAGCACCTCAAAGAGAGCTTCTTGAAGAAAGTGGCGATGCTGGCGAAATAGCAAGAAGAGTGCAACTGCCGAGGCAGGTCATAAAATTCTAAGCTCCACGTGGTCTGTGGGGCTTTTTCTATGGGGTCGTTTTGCGGTTCAGTGGCCGTCAGATTTTTAGGCTGTCAATTAAACACGTGAGATGTGGCTCTGCCTCGGCACGCTTATCCATCAATAGATGAGGCGGTTTGGCTAACCAGCCACGCGCGACTAGTTCGTCAAGCAGATCGAGATAGCGATGGCTGCATTTTCCCAATAAAAGATTATTGAGGCTGCGCTGCTGCTCAAGTTGGCGCATGTGCAAAAAGCTGCTGAGATAGAGATGATCTTTGGTAAAACCGCCGCCCCGATAAACGCGCATGGTGGTGGTCCAGGCATTCTCTTGGTGCAGCGCCAGTTCCTCACGCAGATATTGGTATGTTTGGTAGAAATGGTGCTCCTTGAGCATCGAGTGCACCGCCAGTACTCGCGTGGCTAAGAGTTTCAGCCGCTGGTGGGACATCCAGCCCGCGTTGTATTCGGCCAAGATGGCCAGCCCTTCTTGAGTGGCGGCCGCGCCGGGCAAACCTAAACGAAACAGATTGAGCGGCTGCTTTCTTGCATTCAGCGTTGTCGCCATATGCACGCCAAGCTCGTGGTGGATTAAACGCTGCACTTCGGCGTGAGAAAAGCCTGCTTTGCCATTGATCAGCAGAGTCGGTGGTTGGGAGGTCACCATGGCTTTGGCCGCCAATGACGTAGACACAGTGACTTTACACGGCATGTGCCACTGTTCGGCTGCCTGTTGCATTAACTGCTTGGCCTGCTGTGCGTTGTATTGCTCGATTTCATCCTCTGCCAGCGCTTTGGCGTAAAGAAGAAACTGAGCGTTATTGATCGCGTTGCTATCCGGGCGGCCATAGTGGCGCAAAGAGTGATACAGAAACGATTCTTGGCCGACGTGGGTAAGCAGATCGACTTGTTCGCTCAAGCTGTTGAGCGTGTCGCTGTAAAGCTGGCGCATGTCTGGATCGGCAATCTCTTCAATCGGTAAGCGATACAACTGAGATTTAAACTCGTTGGCATGCAGGGGAAGCTGACGGTAACGGTAGTCTGGTTGATAGCGACTAGGCGCAGATTCAAAACGCTTTTTCTCTGCACTAAGATTGGTTGGGTTGACGTATTTAAGTGTTTCCAATTTTTGCGCCAGTTTGTACAGCGCCTTGTCAACGTGCAGTACCGCAGGTTCAATCGATGAGCTGAGCATGTCGGCTTTGCCAATGCGATGCTGGCGGTTAAAGCGGCGCTGAAAATAAGCACTTGTTTGGCTAAAGGCTTGCTTGAGCCCGGTTTGCAGAGCTTCCAACACCAGCGGAAATAGGGTTCCGCTCTCTTCCTCCATAAAGACTTTTTTCACTTCGGTTGGCAACACCAGCGTGCGGTCAAAGTGGGCATTGGTGTGGGAAATCAGATACCCTCGACCTTCAAAAACCGCATTGATTGCCGCGCTGGTGGTCATATTGGGTAGCGTTATCTGCTCAAGCTCAGTGCAGAAACGTTTCACTACCGGGCCCCAACGTTCCATATCGATCTGCGCCGTGCCGATGTTGAATACTGGCGCGTCGGTTTTCTGCCGTTTGTAGTTGTACGAATGAAGATCAAACACCACCACCATCCCGTGCAGAGCTTCTAGCCTGCCAATCAGTGCTTGATAGAGCGTGTAGAAAGCGGCATGTTTGCGATGGCTCTCTTGCCGTTGATGGGCGCTGAGCGCTTTTTGCCACACCTGTCGACTCCATGCCGATTTGTAATAGGTGCTGAGCGCCATCGGACGATTAAGATCGTACTCAAAACGAGAGTCCAGACCGATTAACGTAATCGGCTGGGAAGCGATCATTTGCTCGGTAAACGGGTCTTCTTCAAAAAAGCGTTCGTCTGGGTTAAGCAAGCACTGTTTGTGCAGCTCGGGTCTTAAACGATGTCCGGCGTGAATCGCGGTACAGACCACGGGAAGATATTCATCGATTTTAATGTAACAGCCCGCACCGATTAACTCGCCGTTAAATGGCAATCCTTGCTTGATAAACCCAAGCATCTCTTGCAAGGAGTAAGCATTAGTGTTCGATGTGTGCATTTTGCACGGCGCTGCGAAATGCGCTTTTGCGCTGTTGCAACAGGTCTTTTGAGTTGACGATGTTTTCAACAAAATCAATCACCTGACGCTGAAGGCGCACGCGGTTTAATTTGTTGATGCGTGTGATGCCACCGGGGCTGAGTACGTTCACTTCCACCAGCTTGTTACCAATCACATCGAGACCGGTAAAATAGAGGCCATCGCGAACTAATTTGGGCCCGATTGCCGCGCACAGACGGCGCTCCTCTTTGCTTATCACATGCTTAACCACCGAGCCGCCCGCGTGGACATTAGAGCGAAACTCTCCGCTCGCCGGGACGCAGCGCATCGCACCAATCGGCTCTCCGTTTAGCATCAGAATGCGCTTGTCACCCTCTTCAGCACCTTCGATATAATCTTGCAAAATCACGTAGTTACTCTGTTCCCCCTCGCCAATGTAAAAATCGAGCAGAGAGCGAAAGTTTTGCCGCGCGTTTTTCTCAATCACAATCACGCCATGACCGCCAAAGCCATTGAGTGGCTTTAGGATCATCTTCTCACAGGGGGATTCTTCCAACACGCGCTGAAGGTAATCGCGGTTTTTTGAAACGTGGGTGCTGGGGAGAAACTCGCTTGCCGCTCCGCCCATGCTGGCGGTGTAAAGCTTGTTATTGGCAATGCGTAGCCCTTCTAAGTCATTGATGATCAAGGTGTCATCTTTGATTGAATCAAGAAAGTTTAACGCCAGATTATCCAGTGGCGGATTGGCGCGCATAAAAATAACGTCAAAGCCCGCCATGGGGAGGCGGGCTTTTTGAAACTCAGCTTGGCGATAGAAAGTGGGCACTTTCTCGGAGATTTTTTGGCCCTTTTTCAGGACCTGACAGAAACCGAACACGTTGCTGTCACGAATGGTTAACCCGCTTGTTGTTGTAATGGCAACCGTATGGCCTCTGGACGCGCATTCATGCACTAAGCGCAACGTGGTGTCCGTTTCCGCACATACCTGCTCCCATGGATACATCAAAAAGCAGATATGCATTAATCTTCCTCGTTTAGGCTTGCGTCCTCTTCCACGTAATCATCCCCTGCGTCTGGCTTATTGCGGCCATTCA
This Vibrio navarrensis DNA region includes the following protein-coding sequences:
- the nagB gene encoding glucosamine-6-phosphate deaminase, translating into MRLIPLQTAAQVGKWAAAHIAKRINDFNPTAERPFVLGLPTGGTPLATYKALIELYKAGEVSFKHVVTFNMDEYVGLDPQHPESYRSFMYNNFFNHVDIQEENINLLNGNAEDHEVECQRYEDKIKSYGKINLFMGGVGNDGHIAFNEPASSLSSRTRIKTLTEDTRIANSRFFDGDINQVPKYALTIGVGTLLDSHEIMILVTGHNKALALEAAVEGSVNHLWTVSALQLHPKSVIVCDAPSTQELKVKTVKYFSELEAKNIEGF
- a CDS encoding flavohemoglobin expression-modulating QEGLA motif protein encodes the protein MHTSNTNAYSLQEMLGFIKQGLPFNGELIGAGCYIKIDEYLPVVCTAIHAGHRLRPELHKQCLLNPDERFFEEDPFTEQMIASQPITLIGLDSRFEYDLNRPMALSTYYKSAWSRQVWQKALSAHQRQESHRKHAAFYTLYQALIGRLEALHGMVVVFDLHSYNYKRQKTDAPVFNIGTAQIDMERWGPVVKRFCTELEQITLPNMTTSAAINAVFEGRGYLISHTNAHFDRTLVLPTEVKKVFMEEESGTLFPLVLEALQTGLKQAFSQTSAYFQRRFNRQHRIGKADMLSSSIEPAVLHVDKALYKLAQKLETLKYVNPTNLSAEKKRFESAPSRYQPDYRYRQLPLHANEFKSQLYRLPIEEIADPDMRQLYSDTLNSLSEQVDLLTHVGQESFLYHSLRHYGRPDSNAINNAQFLLYAKALAEDEIEQYNAQQAKQLMQQAAEQWHMPCKVTVSTSLAAKAMVTSQPPTLLINGKAGFSHAEVQRLIHHELGVHMATTLNARKQPLNLFRLGLPGAAATQEGLAILAEYNAGWMSHQRLKLLATRVLAVHSMLKEHHFYQTYQYLREELALHQENAWTTTMRVYRGGGFTKDHLYLSSFLHMRQLEQQRSLNNLLLGKCSHRYLDLLDELVARGWLAKPPHLLMDKRAEAEPHLTCLIDSLKI
- the gshB gene encoding glutathione synthase; the protein is MHICFLMYPWEQVCAETDTTLRLVHECASRGHTVAITTTSGLTIRDSNVFGFCQVLKKGQKISEKVPTFYRQAEFQKARLPMAGFDVIFMRANPPLDNLALNFLDSIKDDTLIINDLEGLRIANNKLYTASMGGAASEFLPSTHVSKNRDYLQRVLEESPCEKMILKPLNGFGGHGVIVIEKNARQNFRSLLDFYIGEGEQSNYVILQDYIEGAEEGDKRILMLNGEPIGAMRCVPASGEFRSNVHAGGSVVKHVISKEERRLCAAIGPKLVRDGLYFTGLDVIGNKLVEVNVLSPGGITRINKLNRVRLQRQVIDFVENIVNSKDLLQQRKSAFRSAVQNAHIEH